The following are encoded in a window of Bacillus xiapuensis genomic DNA:
- a CDS encoding DUF1311 domain-containing protein, translating to MILKKKYLSMLPAITFLILLAACGGSEKDKLIGAWKLVVDDNIATYLEFGEERLIKRSQSDDSPLTAEYIITEAQDDNFVIEVINPENGSIQFFLEGHFENKNKIKILETAKGPAENSELIRVDNIAEEREKEEKRLQEEKKKELAEEQEKNKKLQEEKEKELEEEKEKDKRLQEEKELAEEQEKETVKRQAAEKNSFKKEYLQKADNLENRIIGEAKKFSAHDMTAGFYGQYYHDWDDLLQEVWGVLRNTLSSDAFETLKSEQIEWIKMKERNFAEIPKEPASERARGMDYLAFETKERTYYLIENYMD from the coding sequence GTGATTTTAAAGAAAAAATATTTAAGCATGTTGCCAGCTATTACTTTTTTAATCCTGTTAGCAGCTTGTGGGGGATCTGAGAAAGATAAGCTAATTGGAGCTTGGAAATTAGTTGTAGATGATAACATAGCGACATACCTAGAATTTGGCGAAGAAAGGTTAATAAAAAGATCTCAATCAGATGATAGCCCGTTGACTGCTGAGTATATAATAACCGAAGCACAAGATGACAACTTCGTAATTGAAGTTATCAACCCAGAAAATGGATCTATCCAATTTTTCTTGGAAGGTCACTTTGAAAATAAAAATAAAATAAAAATTTTAGAAACTGCGAAGGGGCCAGCAGAAAATAGTGAATTAATCAGAGTGGATAATATAGCGGAAGAAAGAGAAAAAGAAGAGAAGAGATTACAAGAAGAGAAGAAAAAAGAACTAGCAGAAGAACAGGAAAAAAATAAAAAATTACAAGAAGAAAAGGAAAAAGAACTAGAAGAAGAAAAGGAAAAAGATAAAAGATTACAAGAAGAAAAAGAATTAGCAGAAGAACAGGAAAAAGAGACAGTAAAACGACAAGCTGCTGAAAAGAATAGTTTCAAAAAGGAGTACTTGCAGAAGGCGGATAATCTTGAGAACAGGATTATAGGGGAAGCTAAAAAATTTAGTGCACATGATATGACAGCTGGATTCTATGGTCAATATTATCATGATTGGGATGATTTATTACAAGAAGTTTGGGGTGTATTAAGAAATACGTTATCGAGTGATGCATTTGAAACATTAAAATCAGAGCAAATAGAATGGATTAAGATGAAAGAGCGAAATTTTGCTGAAATTCCAAAGGAACCAGCCTCAGAAAGGGCTAGAGGAATGGATTATTTAGCATTTGAAACGAAAGAGAGAACTTACTATCTAATTGAAAATTATATGGACTAA
- the erm(A) gene encoding 23S rRNA (adenine(2058)-N(6))-methyltransferase Erm(A): protein MNRKNPKDTQNFITSKKHVKELLDRTNICKQDNVIEIGSGKGHFTKELVKMSRSVTAIEIDEDLCRITQNAVNPFENIKVVHTDILKYIFPANTNYTIFGNIPFNISTDIVKKITFKSQAKYSYLIVEKGFAKRLQNLQRALGLLLMVEMEVNILKEVPRAYFHPKPGVDSVLILLERHEPLILKKDYKKYQTFVYRWVSKDYHTLFTKNQFKQALKHANVTNFNKLSKKQFISIFNSYKLFH, encoded by the coding sequence ATGAACCGAAAAAATCCAAAAGACACGCAAAATTTTATTACTTCTAAAAAACATGTAAAAGAATTATTGGATCGTACGAATATTTGTAAACAAGACAACGTGATAGAGATCGGATCAGGAAAAGGGCATTTTACTAAAGAACTAGTTAAAATGAGTCGATCCGTGACTGCCATAGAAATCGATGAAGACTTATGCCGAATCACTCAAAATGCGGTGAATCCTTTTGAGAACATAAAAGTGGTCCATACAGACATTTTAAAGTACATCTTCCCGGCAAACACAAACTATACAATATTCGGAAATATTCCATTTAATATAAGCACAGATATCGTTAAAAAAATCACTTTTAAAAGTCAAGCAAAATATAGCTACCTTATCGTTGAGAAAGGTTTTGCGAAAAGACTGCAAAACCTGCAACGGGCTTTGGGGTTGTTGTTGATGGTGGAAATGGAGGTAAATATTCTTAAAGAAGTACCGCGAGCGTATTTTCATCCTAAGCCAGGTGTGGATTCTGTATTAATCCTTCTTGAACGACACGAACCATTGATTTTAAAGAAAGACTACAAAAAGTACCAAACGTTTGTGTATAGATGGGTAAGCAAAGACTACCACACTCTTTTTACTAAAAATCAATTCAAACAAGCCTTGAAGCATGCAAATGTCACAAACTTTAATAAACTCTCAAAGAAACAATTTATCTCAATTTTCAATAGTTACAAGTTGTTTCACTAA
- a CDS encoding erythromycin resistance leader peptide has product MGMFSICVFKKVHYQPDQK; this is encoded by the coding sequence ATGGGTATGTTTTCCATATGTGTCTTTAAAAAAGTTCATTATCAACCAGATCAAAAATAA